The following proteins are co-located in the Dromiciops gliroides isolate mDroGli1 chromosome 2, mDroGli1.pri, whole genome shotgun sequence genome:
- the TIAL1 gene encoding nucleolysin TIAR isoform X4, translated as MITEQPDSRRVNSSVGFSVLQHTSNDPYCFVEFYEHRDAAAALAAMNGRKILGKEVKVNWATTPSSQKKDTSNHFHVFVGDLSPEITTEDIKSAFAPFGKISDARVVKDMATGKSKGYGFVSFYNKLDAENAIVHMGGQWLGGRQIRTNWATRKPPAPKSTQENSTKQLRFEDVVNQSSPKNCTVYCGGIASGLTDQLMRQTFSPFGQIMEIRVFPEKGYSFVRFSTHESAAHAIVSVNGTTIEGHIVKCYWGKESPDMTKNFQQVDYSQWGQWSQVYGNPQQYGQYMANGWQVPSYGMYGQAWNQQGFGVDQSPSAAWMGGFGAQPAQGQPAPVIPNQAGYGVASYQTQ; from the exons ATGATAACAGAG CAACCCGATAGCAGAAGGGTCAACTCTTCTGTTGGATTTTCTGTTTTGCAGCATACAAGCAATGACCCATATTGCTTTGTGGAATTTTATGAACACAGAGATGCAGCTGCTGCATTAGCGGCtatgaatgggagaaaaattttgggAAAG GAGGTCAAAGTAAACTGGGCAACAACACCAAGTAGCCAGAAAAAAGATACCTCTA ATCACTTCCATGTATTTGTTGGAGATTTGAGTCCAGAAATAACAACAGAAGATATCAAATCAGCATTTGCTCCTTTTGGTAAAATATC GGATGCTCGGGTAGTTAAAGATATGGCAACTGGAAAATCAAAAGGCTATGGTTTTGTATCATTTTATAACAAACTG GATGCAGAAAATGCAATTGTACATATGGGAGGTCAATGGCTGGGAGGTCGTCAAATCCGGACCAATTGGGCAACACGTAAACCACCAGCTCCTAAAAGTACACAAGAAA ATAGCACAAAACAGTTGAGATTTGAAGATGTGGTAAATCAGTCAAGTCCAAAAAATTGTACTGTGTACTGTGGAGGAATTGCTTCTGGGTTAACAG ATCAGCTTATGAGACAGACATTTTCACCGTTTGGACAAATTATGGAAATAAGAGTTTTTCCTGAAAAGGGTTATTCATTTGTCAG ATTTTCAACACATGAAAGTGCAGCCCATGCCATTGTTTCAGTAAATGGTACGACAATTGAAGGACACATAGTTAAGTGTTATTGGGGTAAAGAATCTCCTGATATGACTAAAAACTTCCAGCAG GTTGACTATAGCCAGTGGGGCCAGTGGAGTCAAGTGTATGGAAATCCACAACAATATGGACAATACATGGCAAACGGATGGCAAGTGCCATCCTATGGAATGTATGGGCAAGCCTGGAATCAGCAAGGATTTGGAGTTGA ccAATCTCCATCTGCAGCCTGGATGGGTGGATTTGGTGCTCAGCCTGCCCAAGGACAACCTGCTCCTGTAATACCTAACCAAGCTGGATATGGCGTGGCGAGTTACCAAACACAGTGA
- the TIAL1 gene encoding nucleolysin TIAR isoform X1, with the protein MEDDGQPRTLYVGNLSRDVTEVLILQLFSQIGPCKSCKMITEQPDSRRVNSSVGFSVLQHTSNDPYCFVEFYEHRDAAAALAAMNGRKILGKEVKVNWATTPSSQKKDTSNHFHVFVGDLSPEITTEDIKSAFAPFGKISDARVVKDMATGKSKGYGFVSFYNKLDAENAIVHMGGQWLGGRQIRTNWATRKPPAPKSTQENSTKQLRFEDVVNQSSPKNCTVYCGGIASGLTDQLMRQTFSPFGQIMEIRVFPEKGYSFVRFSTHESAAHAIVSVNGTTIEGHIVKCYWGKESPDMTKNFQQVDYSQWGQWSQVYGNPQQYGQYMANGWQVPSYGMYGQAWNQQGFGVDQSPSAAWMGGFGAQPAQGQPAPVIPNQAGYGVASYQTQ; encoded by the exons CTATGTAGGTAATCTCTCCAGGGATGTGACAGAAGTCCTTATTCTTCAGTTATTCAGTCAAATTGGACCATGTAAAAGCTGTAAAATGATAACAGAG CAACCCGATAGCAGAAGGGTCAACTCTTCTGTTGGATTTTCTGTTTTGCAGCATACAAGCAATGACCCATATTGCTTTGTGGAATTTTATGAACACAGAGATGCAGCTGCTGCATTAGCGGCtatgaatgggagaaaaattttgggAAAG GAGGTCAAAGTAAACTGGGCAACAACACCAAGTAGCCAGAAAAAAGATACCTCTA ATCACTTCCATGTATTTGTTGGAGATTTGAGTCCAGAAATAACAACAGAAGATATCAAATCAGCATTTGCTCCTTTTGGTAAAATATC GGATGCTCGGGTAGTTAAAGATATGGCAACTGGAAAATCAAAAGGCTATGGTTTTGTATCATTTTATAACAAACTG GATGCAGAAAATGCAATTGTACATATGGGAGGTCAATGGCTGGGAGGTCGTCAAATCCGGACCAATTGGGCAACACGTAAACCACCAGCTCCTAAAAGTACACAAGAAA ATAGCACAAAACAGTTGAGATTTGAAGATGTGGTAAATCAGTCAAGTCCAAAAAATTGTACTGTGTACTGTGGAGGAATTGCTTCTGGGTTAACAG ATCAGCTTATGAGACAGACATTTTCACCGTTTGGACAAATTATGGAAATAAGAGTTTTTCCTGAAAAGGGTTATTCATTTGTCAG ATTTTCAACACATGAAAGTGCAGCCCATGCCATTGTTTCAGTAAATGGTACGACAATTGAAGGACACATAGTTAAGTGTTATTGGGGTAAAGAATCTCCTGATATGACTAAAAACTTCCAGCAG GTTGACTATAGCCAGTGGGGCCAGTGGAGTCAAGTGTATGGAAATCCACAACAATATGGACAATACATGGCAAACGGATGGCAAGTGCCATCCTATGGAATGTATGGGCAAGCCTGGAATCAGCAAGGATTTGGAGTTGA ccAATCTCCATCTGCAGCCTGGATGGGTGGATTTGGTGCTCAGCCTGCCCAAGGACAACCTGCTCCTGTAATACCTAACCAAGCTGGATATGGCGTGGCGAGTTACCAAACACAGTGA
- the TIAL1 gene encoding nucleolysin TIAR isoform X6 produces the protein MVLSSENNVVLANSYVGNLSRDVTEVLILQLFSQIGPCKSCKMITEQPDSRRVNSSVGFSVLQHTSNDPYCFVEFYEHRDAAAALAAMNGRKILGKEVKVNWATTPSSQKKDTSNHFHVFVGDLSPEITTEDIKSAFAPFGKISDARVVKDMATGKSKGYGFVSFYNKLDAENAIVHMGGQWLGGRQIRTNWATRKPPAPKSTQENSTKQLRFEDVVNQSSPKNCTVYCGGIASGLTDQLMRQTFSPFGQIMEIRVFPEKGYSFVRFSTHESAAHAIVSVNGTTIEGHIVKCYWGKESPDMTKNFQQVDYSQWGQWSQVYGNPQQYGQYMANGWQVPSYGMYGQAWNQQGFGVDQSPSAAWMGGFGAQPAQGQPAPVIPNQAGYGVASYQTQ, from the exons CTATGTAGGTAATCTCTCCAGGGATGTGACAGAAGTCCTTATTCTTCAGTTATTCAGTCAAATTGGACCATGTAAAAGCTGTAAAATGATAACAGAG CAACCCGATAGCAGAAGGGTCAACTCTTCTGTTGGATTTTCTGTTTTGCAGCATACAAGCAATGACCCATATTGCTTTGTGGAATTTTATGAACACAGAGATGCAGCTGCTGCATTAGCGGCtatgaatgggagaaaaattttgggAAAG GAGGTCAAAGTAAACTGGGCAACAACACCAAGTAGCCAGAAAAAAGATACCTCTA ATCACTTCCATGTATTTGTTGGAGATTTGAGTCCAGAAATAACAACAGAAGATATCAAATCAGCATTTGCTCCTTTTGGTAAAATATC GGATGCTCGGGTAGTTAAAGATATGGCAACTGGAAAATCAAAAGGCTATGGTTTTGTATCATTTTATAACAAACTG GATGCAGAAAATGCAATTGTACATATGGGAGGTCAATGGCTGGGAGGTCGTCAAATCCGGACCAATTGGGCAACACGTAAACCACCAGCTCCTAAAAGTACACAAGAAA ATAGCACAAAACAGTTGAGATTTGAAGATGTGGTAAATCAGTCAAGTCCAAAAAATTGTACTGTGTACTGTGGAGGAATTGCTTCTGGGTTAACAG ATCAGCTTATGAGACAGACATTTTCACCGTTTGGACAAATTATGGAAATAAGAGTTTTTCCTGAAAAGGGTTATTCATTTGTCAG ATTTTCAACACATGAAAGTGCAGCCCATGCCATTGTTTCAGTAAATGGTACGACAATTGAAGGACACATAGTTAAGTGTTATTGGGGTAAAGAATCTCCTGATATGACTAAAAACTTCCAGCAG GTTGACTATAGCCAGTGGGGCCAGTGGAGTCAAGTGTATGGAAATCCACAACAATATGGACAATACATGGCAAACGGATGGCAAGTGCCATCCTATGGAATGTATGGGCAAGCCTGGAATCAGCAAGGATTTGGAGTTGA ccAATCTCCATCTGCAGCCTGGATGGGTGGATTTGGTGCTCAGCCTGCCCAAGGACAACCTGCTCCTGTAATACCTAACCAAGCTGGATATGGCGTGGCGAGTTACCAAACACAGTGA
- the TIAL1 gene encoding nucleolysin TIAR isoform X2: MVLSSENNVVLANSYVGNLSRDVTEVLILQLFSQIGPCKSCKMITEHTSNDPYCFVEFYEHRDAAAALAAMNGRKILGKEVKVNWATTPSSQKKDTSNHFHVFVGDLSPEITTEDIKSAFAPFGKISDARVVKDMATGKSKGYGFVSFYNKLDAENAIVHMGGQWLGGRQIRTNWATRKPPAPKSTQENSTKQLRFEDVVNQSSPKNCTVYCGGIASGLTDQLMRQTFSPFGQIMEIRVFPEKGYSFVRFSTHESAAHAIVSVNGTTIEGHIVKCYWGKESPDMTKNFQQVDYSQWGQWSQVYGNPQQYGQYMANGWQVPSYGMYGQAWNQQGFGVDQSPSAAWMGGFGAQPAQGQPAPVIPNQAGYGVASYQTQ, translated from the exons CTATGTAGGTAATCTCTCCAGGGATGTGACAGAAGTCCTTATTCTTCAGTTATTCAGTCAAATTGGACCATGTAAAAGCTGTAAAATGATAACAGAG CATACAAGCAATGACCCATATTGCTTTGTGGAATTTTATGAACACAGAGATGCAGCTGCTGCATTAGCGGCtatgaatgggagaaaaattttgggAAAG GAGGTCAAAGTAAACTGGGCAACAACACCAAGTAGCCAGAAAAAAGATACCTCTA ATCACTTCCATGTATTTGTTGGAGATTTGAGTCCAGAAATAACAACAGAAGATATCAAATCAGCATTTGCTCCTTTTGGTAAAATATC GGATGCTCGGGTAGTTAAAGATATGGCAACTGGAAAATCAAAAGGCTATGGTTTTGTATCATTTTATAACAAACTG GATGCAGAAAATGCAATTGTACATATGGGAGGTCAATGGCTGGGAGGTCGTCAAATCCGGACCAATTGGGCAACACGTAAACCACCAGCTCCTAAAAGTACACAAGAAA ATAGCACAAAACAGTTGAGATTTGAAGATGTGGTAAATCAGTCAAGTCCAAAAAATTGTACTGTGTACTGTGGAGGAATTGCTTCTGGGTTAACAG ATCAGCTTATGAGACAGACATTTTCACCGTTTGGACAAATTATGGAAATAAGAGTTTTTCCTGAAAAGGGTTATTCATTTGTCAG ATTTTCAACACATGAAAGTGCAGCCCATGCCATTGTTTCAGTAAATGGTACGACAATTGAAGGACACATAGTTAAGTGTTATTGGGGTAAAGAATCTCCTGATATGACTAAAAACTTCCAGCAG GTTGACTATAGCCAGTGGGGCCAGTGGAGTCAAGTGTATGGAAATCCACAACAATATGGACAATACATGGCAAACGGATGGCAAGTGCCATCCTATGGAATGTATGGGCAAGCCTGGAATCAGCAAGGATTTGGAGTTGA ccAATCTCCATCTGCAGCCTGGATGGGTGGATTTGGTGCTCAGCCTGCCCAAGGACAACCTGCTCCTGTAATACCTAACCAAGCTGGATATGGCGTGGCGAGTTACCAAACACAGTGA
- the TIAL1 gene encoding nucleolysin TIAR isoform X7, translating to MDARVVKDMATGKSKGYGFVSFYNKLDAENAIVHMGGQWLGGRQIRTNWATRKPPAPKSTQENSTKQLRFEDVVNQSSPKNCTVYCGGIASGLTDQLMRQTFSPFGQIMEIRVFPEKGYSFVRFSTHESAAHAIVSVNGTTIEGHIVKCYWGKESPDMTKNFQQVDYSQWGQWSQVYGNPQQYGQYMANGWQVPSYGMYGQAWNQQGFGVDQSPSAAWMGGFGAQPAQGQPAPVIPNQAGYGVASYQTQ from the exons AT GGATGCTCGGGTAGTTAAAGATATGGCAACTGGAAAATCAAAAGGCTATGGTTTTGTATCATTTTATAACAAACTG GATGCAGAAAATGCAATTGTACATATGGGAGGTCAATGGCTGGGAGGTCGTCAAATCCGGACCAATTGGGCAACACGTAAACCACCAGCTCCTAAAAGTACACAAGAAA ATAGCACAAAACAGTTGAGATTTGAAGATGTGGTAAATCAGTCAAGTCCAAAAAATTGTACTGTGTACTGTGGAGGAATTGCTTCTGGGTTAACAG ATCAGCTTATGAGACAGACATTTTCACCGTTTGGACAAATTATGGAAATAAGAGTTTTTCCTGAAAAGGGTTATTCATTTGTCAG ATTTTCAACACATGAAAGTGCAGCCCATGCCATTGTTTCAGTAAATGGTACGACAATTGAAGGACACATAGTTAAGTGTTATTGGGGTAAAGAATCTCCTGATATGACTAAAAACTTCCAGCAG GTTGACTATAGCCAGTGGGGCCAGTGGAGTCAAGTGTATGGAAATCCACAACAATATGGACAATACATGGCAAACGGATGGCAAGTGCCATCCTATGGAATGTATGGGCAAGCCTGGAATCAGCAAGGATTTGGAGTTGA ccAATCTCCATCTGCAGCCTGGATGGGTGGATTTGGTGCTCAGCCTGCCCAAGGACAACCTGCTCCTGTAATACCTAACCAAGCTGGATATGGCGTGGCGAGTTACCAAACACAGTGA
- the TIAL1 gene encoding nucleolysin TIAR isoform X3 produces MEDDGQPRTLYVGNLSRDVTEVLILQLFSQIGPCKSCKMITEHTSNDPYCFVEFYEHRDAAAALAAMNGRKILGKEVKVNWATTPSSQKKDTSNHFHVFVGDLSPEITTEDIKSAFAPFGKISDARVVKDMATGKSKGYGFVSFYNKLDAENAIVHMGGQWLGGRQIRTNWATRKPPAPKSTQENSTKQLRFEDVVNQSSPKNCTVYCGGIASGLTDQLMRQTFSPFGQIMEIRVFPEKGYSFVRFSTHESAAHAIVSVNGTTIEGHIVKCYWGKESPDMTKNFQQVDYSQWGQWSQVYGNPQQYGQYMANGWQVPSYGMYGQAWNQQGFGVDQSPSAAWMGGFGAQPAQGQPAPVIPNQAGYGVASYQTQ; encoded by the exons CTATGTAGGTAATCTCTCCAGGGATGTGACAGAAGTCCTTATTCTTCAGTTATTCAGTCAAATTGGACCATGTAAAAGCTGTAAAATGATAACAGAG CATACAAGCAATGACCCATATTGCTTTGTGGAATTTTATGAACACAGAGATGCAGCTGCTGCATTAGCGGCtatgaatgggagaaaaattttgggAAAG GAGGTCAAAGTAAACTGGGCAACAACACCAAGTAGCCAGAAAAAAGATACCTCTA ATCACTTCCATGTATTTGTTGGAGATTTGAGTCCAGAAATAACAACAGAAGATATCAAATCAGCATTTGCTCCTTTTGGTAAAATATC GGATGCTCGGGTAGTTAAAGATATGGCAACTGGAAAATCAAAAGGCTATGGTTTTGTATCATTTTATAACAAACTG GATGCAGAAAATGCAATTGTACATATGGGAGGTCAATGGCTGGGAGGTCGTCAAATCCGGACCAATTGGGCAACACGTAAACCACCAGCTCCTAAAAGTACACAAGAAA ATAGCACAAAACAGTTGAGATTTGAAGATGTGGTAAATCAGTCAAGTCCAAAAAATTGTACTGTGTACTGTGGAGGAATTGCTTCTGGGTTAACAG ATCAGCTTATGAGACAGACATTTTCACCGTTTGGACAAATTATGGAAATAAGAGTTTTTCCTGAAAAGGGTTATTCATTTGTCAG ATTTTCAACACATGAAAGTGCAGCCCATGCCATTGTTTCAGTAAATGGTACGACAATTGAAGGACACATAGTTAAGTGTTATTGGGGTAAAGAATCTCCTGATATGACTAAAAACTTCCAGCAG GTTGACTATAGCCAGTGGGGCCAGTGGAGTCAAGTGTATGGAAATCCACAACAATATGGACAATACATGGCAAACGGATGGCAAGTGCCATCCTATGGAATGTATGGGCAAGCCTGGAATCAGCAAGGATTTGGAGTTGA ccAATCTCCATCTGCAGCCTGGATGGGTGGATTTGGTGCTCAGCCTGCCCAAGGACAACCTGCTCCTGTAATACCTAACCAAGCTGGATATGGCGTGGCGAGTTACCAAACACAGTGA
- the TIAL1 gene encoding nucleolysin TIAR isoform X5 yields MITEHTSNDPYCFVEFYEHRDAAAALAAMNGRKILGKEVKVNWATTPSSQKKDTSNHFHVFVGDLSPEITTEDIKSAFAPFGKISDARVVKDMATGKSKGYGFVSFYNKLDAENAIVHMGGQWLGGRQIRTNWATRKPPAPKSTQENSTKQLRFEDVVNQSSPKNCTVYCGGIASGLTDQLMRQTFSPFGQIMEIRVFPEKGYSFVRFSTHESAAHAIVSVNGTTIEGHIVKCYWGKESPDMTKNFQQVDYSQWGQWSQVYGNPQQYGQYMANGWQVPSYGMYGQAWNQQGFGVDQSPSAAWMGGFGAQPAQGQPAPVIPNQAGYGVASYQTQ; encoded by the exons ATGATAACAGAG CATACAAGCAATGACCCATATTGCTTTGTGGAATTTTATGAACACAGAGATGCAGCTGCTGCATTAGCGGCtatgaatgggagaaaaattttgggAAAG GAGGTCAAAGTAAACTGGGCAACAACACCAAGTAGCCAGAAAAAAGATACCTCTA ATCACTTCCATGTATTTGTTGGAGATTTGAGTCCAGAAATAACAACAGAAGATATCAAATCAGCATTTGCTCCTTTTGGTAAAATATC GGATGCTCGGGTAGTTAAAGATATGGCAACTGGAAAATCAAAAGGCTATGGTTTTGTATCATTTTATAACAAACTG GATGCAGAAAATGCAATTGTACATATGGGAGGTCAATGGCTGGGAGGTCGTCAAATCCGGACCAATTGGGCAACACGTAAACCACCAGCTCCTAAAAGTACACAAGAAA ATAGCACAAAACAGTTGAGATTTGAAGATGTGGTAAATCAGTCAAGTCCAAAAAATTGTACTGTGTACTGTGGAGGAATTGCTTCTGGGTTAACAG ATCAGCTTATGAGACAGACATTTTCACCGTTTGGACAAATTATGGAAATAAGAGTTTTTCCTGAAAAGGGTTATTCATTTGTCAG ATTTTCAACACATGAAAGTGCAGCCCATGCCATTGTTTCAGTAAATGGTACGACAATTGAAGGACACATAGTTAAGTGTTATTGGGGTAAAGAATCTCCTGATATGACTAAAAACTTCCAGCAG GTTGACTATAGCCAGTGGGGCCAGTGGAGTCAAGTGTATGGAAATCCACAACAATATGGACAATACATGGCAAACGGATGGCAAGTGCCATCCTATGGAATGTATGGGCAAGCCTGGAATCAGCAAGGATTTGGAGTTGA ccAATCTCCATCTGCAGCCTGGATGGGTGGATTTGGTGCTCAGCCTGCCCAAGGACAACCTGCTCCTGTAATACCTAACCAAGCTGGATATGGCGTGGCGAGTTACCAAACACAGTGA